From one Catenulispora sp. EB89 genomic stretch:
- the mctP gene encoding monocarboxylate uptake permease MctP → MRPHLTASTVPTPDVGTHGINKTELTVVIFFFLLVSVLGFLAARWRKAREANHLEEWGLGGRSFGGWITWFLLGGDLYTAYTFVAVPAALTAGAFGFFAVPYTIIVWPLVFLFLPRLWSVSRKRGYVTPADFARGRYGSKSLGLGVAIVGVVATMPYIALQLVGIQACLDVIGIGGKGSSTFAKDLPLFIAFAVLAAFTYTSGLRAPAVIAFVKDFLIYLVIIVAVIYIPTRVVGGWHGIFHLASTSGGKTKPGFLSLNGANGKTNAFPYATLALGSAMALFMYPHAQIGVLSTKSRNTVRKNLAGLSMYSLVLGFIALLGYMALAVGFNGTAKGHLGGNAQRAVPALFDAVFPSWFAGVAFAAVAIGALVPAAIMSIAAANLFTRNIFVDFIKPDATPHQQAQVSKTVSLLVKFGALAFVLGLDATSAINFQLLGGVLILQTFPAIVIGLFNRWFHRWALVAGLWTGVIYGIVVAWQQKKFAADGKTVLQQHFGNQIAKVPGTHLYSYIAITALVLNLLVSVVLTLVFRAVKVADGVDETQAGDYTADEGDADLPDLIEAEPALAEL, encoded by the coding sequence ATGAGACCCCACCTGACCGCCTCGACGGTCCCGACCCCGGACGTCGGCACACACGGCATCAACAAGACCGAACTGACCGTCGTCATCTTCTTCTTCCTGCTGGTCTCGGTGCTCGGCTTCCTGGCTGCGCGCTGGCGCAAGGCCCGCGAGGCGAACCACCTGGAGGAGTGGGGCCTGGGCGGCCGCAGCTTCGGCGGCTGGATCACCTGGTTCCTGCTCGGCGGCGACCTGTACACCGCGTACACGTTCGTCGCGGTCCCGGCGGCGCTGACCGCGGGCGCGTTCGGGTTCTTCGCGGTGCCGTACACGATCATCGTGTGGCCGCTGGTCTTCCTGTTCCTGCCGCGGCTGTGGTCGGTCTCGCGCAAGCGCGGCTACGTCACGCCCGCCGACTTCGCCCGAGGTCGGTACGGCTCGAAGTCACTGGGTCTGGGCGTCGCCATCGTCGGCGTGGTGGCGACGATGCCGTACATCGCGCTGCAGCTCGTCGGCATCCAGGCCTGCCTGGACGTGATCGGCATCGGCGGCAAGGGCTCCTCGACGTTCGCCAAGGACCTGCCGCTGTTCATCGCCTTCGCGGTGCTGGCGGCGTTCACGTACACCTCGGGGCTGCGCGCCCCGGCGGTGATCGCGTTCGTCAAGGACTTCCTGATCTACCTGGTCATCATCGTCGCGGTCATCTACATCCCGACCCGCGTCGTCGGCGGCTGGCACGGCATCTTCCACCTGGCCTCCACCAGCGGCGGCAAGACCAAGCCCGGCTTCCTGTCGCTGAACGGGGCCAACGGCAAGACCAACGCCTTCCCGTACGCGACCCTCGCGCTCGGCTCGGCGATGGCGCTGTTCATGTACCCGCACGCGCAGATCGGCGTGCTGTCCACAAAGTCCCGCAACACGGTCCGCAAGAACCTCGCGGGCCTGTCGATGTACTCGCTGGTGCTGGGCTTCATCGCCCTGCTCGGCTACATGGCGCTGGCCGTCGGCTTCAACGGCACCGCCAAGGGCCACCTCGGCGGCAACGCACAGCGCGCGGTCCCGGCGCTGTTCGACGCGGTGTTCCCGTCCTGGTTCGCTGGCGTGGCGTTCGCGGCGGTGGCGATCGGCGCCCTGGTGCCGGCGGCCATCATGTCGATCGCGGCGGCGAACCTGTTCACCCGCAACATCTTCGTGGACTTCATCAAGCCCGACGCCACCCCGCACCAGCAGGCGCAGGTGTCCAAGACGGTGTCGCTCCTGGTGAAGTTCGGCGCCCTGGCCTTCGTCCTGGGCCTGGACGCGACCAGCGCGATCAACTTCCAGCTCCTCGGCGGCGTCCTGATCCTGCAGACCTTCCCGGCGATCGTGATCGGCCTGTTCAACCGCTGGTTCCACCGCTGGGCCCTGGTGGCCGGACTGTGGACCGGCGTGATCTACGGCATCGTGGTCGCCTGGCAGCAGAAGAAGTTCGCGGCCGACGGCAAGACCGTGCTGCAGCAGCACTTCGGCAACCAGATCGCGAAGGTCCCGGGCACGCACCTGTACTCCTACATCGCGATCACAGCCCTGGTCCTGAACCTGCTGGTGTCGGTGGTACTGACGCTGGTGTTCCGCGCGGTGAAGGTCGCCGACGGCGTCGACGAGACGCAGGCCGGGGACTACACGGCCGACGAGGGCGACGCGGACCTGCCGGACCTCATCGAGGCCGAGCCGGCGCTGGCGGAGTTGTAG
- a CDS encoding alpha/beta hydrolase gives MTLDPQARAIVDTLAVIFPDLGGTVTDAAQAREILALAPELPVLVPLPSVADRTIPGLDGAPEIPVRIYRPVADQDTVTPVVVFFHGGGFSICNIAIYDNFCRDIARSVGATVVSVEYRLAPETPYPGGLDDAYAATAWVAEHAAELRVDPARLAVAGDSGGGNFAAVVSLMARDRAVLGHQSPKIAVQLLVYPSVDLAGADSGYPSREENATGFFLTAQHMAWFHEQYVQGSDVTDPYMSPIKAPDHSGLPHAVVVTAEHDPLRDEGDAYAGKLAAAGVAVDHFPVEGMFHGFLNMPHPTAAATRAAVFAAVRAALGSDVSGAT, from the coding sequence ATGACGCTCGACCCGCAGGCCCGCGCCATCGTCGACACGCTCGCCGTGATCTTCCCCGACCTCGGCGGCACCGTCACCGACGCGGCTCAGGCCCGCGAAATCCTTGCCCTGGCACCGGAACTGCCGGTCCTGGTGCCGTTGCCGTCGGTGGCGGACCGGACGATCCCCGGGCTCGACGGTGCCCCCGAGATCCCGGTGCGGATCTACCGCCCGGTGGCGGATCAGGACACTGTGACGCCTGTCGTCGTGTTCTTCCACGGCGGCGGCTTCAGCATCTGCAACATCGCCATCTACGACAACTTCTGCCGCGATATCGCGCGCTCCGTCGGCGCGACCGTGGTCTCCGTGGAATACCGCCTCGCCCCCGAGACGCCGTATCCCGGCGGCCTCGACGACGCCTACGCCGCAACCGCGTGGGTCGCCGAGCACGCCGCCGAACTGCGCGTGGATCCCGCACGGCTGGCCGTCGCCGGCGACAGCGGGGGCGGCAACTTCGCCGCGGTGGTGTCGCTGATGGCGCGGGACCGTGCGGTGCTCGGACATCAGAGCCCGAAGATCGCCGTGCAGCTGCTCGTCTACCCGTCGGTCGATCTGGCCGGCGCCGACTCCGGCTATCCCTCGCGCGAGGAGAACGCGACCGGCTTCTTCCTCACGGCTCAGCACATGGCCTGGTTCCACGAGCAGTACGTCCAGGGCTCCGACGTCACGGATCCCTATATGTCGCCGATCAAAGCGCCGGACCACAGCGGTCTGCCGCACGCCGTCGTCGTGACCGCCGAGCACGATCCGCTGCGGGACGAGGGGGACGCCTACGCCGGAAAGCTCGCCGCGGCCGGGGTCGCCGTGGACCACTTCCCGGTCGAGGGGATGTTCCACGGCTTCCTGAACATGCCGCATCCGACCGCCGCGGCGACCCGCGCCGCGGTGTTCGCCGCGGTGCGGGCCGCTCTCGGCTCCGACGTCTCCGGCGCTACTTGA
- a CDS encoding acyl-CoA dehydrogenase family protein yields MRFDPEQEELRRTVRTLLERAAGGDVWRLLAEQVGALGLAIPEEYGGAGFSVLETHVVLEELGAALAVPGYLSTTLAAQAILAGDSAEAKAELLPGVAAGETHAAVAWEASGVTATEEASGWRLTGTTDHMLDGSTANLLIVPAQIQDHAKPALEPDRSAQASHAGSLRIGLFVVAAGDAVVSAVETVDPGRPQAHVEFRAAPALSLGADPDRVLDLACVAISAEQVGAAQRAFDLTLAYAKQRVQFGRPIGSFQAVKHRLADLYTLLESARSASYAAAFAAASGHELTVAASRAKAYCSEAFSTIAGEAIQLHGGIGITWEHPIHLYFKRAHATSQLFGSPAWHRRRYARAIGLAA; encoded by the coding sequence ATGCGCTTCGACCCCGAACAGGAAGAACTCCGGCGGACGGTGCGGACGCTGCTGGAGCGGGCCGCCGGCGGCGACGTGTGGCGGCTGCTCGCCGAGCAGGTCGGAGCGCTCGGGCTTGCGATCCCCGAGGAGTACGGCGGCGCGGGCTTCTCGGTGCTGGAGACGCATGTGGTGCTCGAAGAGCTCGGCGCGGCGTTGGCGGTGCCCGGCTACTTGAGCACGACGCTGGCGGCGCAGGCGATTCTGGCCGGGGATTCGGCGGAGGCGAAGGCGGAGTTGTTGCCGGGGGTCGCAGCAGGTGAGACGCATGCTGCGGTCGCGTGGGAAGCCTCGGGAGTTACTGCAACTGAGGAAGCCAGCGGCTGGCGGCTGACCGGGACCACGGACCATATGCTCGACGGCAGCACAGCCAACCTGCTCATAGTCCCCGCACAGATACAAGACCACGCCAAGCCAGCCCTCGAACCAGATAGGTCGGCTCAGGCGTCGCATGCGGGCAGCCTGCGCATCGGTTTGTTTGTTGTTGCTGCTGGCGATGCGGTGGTCAGCGCTGTCGAAACCGTTGATCCCGGTCGCCCGCAAGCCCACGTCGAGTTCCGAGCAGCACCGGCGCTCTCGCTGGGCGCGGACCCGGACCGCGTCCTCGATCTCGCGTGCGTCGCCATCTCCGCCGAGCAGGTCGGCGCCGCACAACGCGCCTTCGACCTGACCCTCGCCTACGCCAAGCAGCGCGTCCAGTTCGGCCGACCGATCGGCTCGTTCCAAGCCGTGAAGCACCGCCTCGCCGACCTCTACACGCTCCTGGAGTCCGCGCGCTCCGCCTCGTACGCCGCCGCCTTCGCCGCCGCGTCAGGGCACGAACTCACCGTCGCCGCCTCGCGCGCCAAGGCTTACTGTTCCGAGGCGTTCAGCACCATCGCCGGGGAGGCGATCCAACTCCACGGTGGCATCGGCATCACGTGGGAGCACCCGATCCACCTCTACTTCAAGCGTGCGCACGCCACCTCGCAGCTGTTCGGCAGCCCGGCGTGGCACCGGCGGCGCTATGCCCGCGCGATCGGCCTCGCCGCCTGA
- a CDS encoding pyridoxamine 5'-phosphate oxidase family protein: protein MATVHEVIDAKLRTFIEAQPLFFVATAPLAADGHVNLSPKGTLGSLAVLGPDRLAYLDLTGSGAESLAHLRENGRITVMWVAFEGPPNIVRVHGTGEVLWHDDPRWDEYIGLFPAAADPGARAIVLVQATRISDSCGYAVPFMEYKGDRRLLAEYFGRRDEEFHVDYVARKNATSIDGLPAVPVETLRGQVKSERL, encoded by the coding sequence ATGGCTACCGTGCACGAGGTCATCGACGCCAAGCTCCGCACGTTCATCGAGGCGCAGCCCCTGTTCTTCGTGGCGACCGCACCACTGGCCGCCGACGGACACGTCAACCTCTCGCCGAAGGGCACGCTGGGCTCGCTGGCGGTCCTCGGCCCGGACCGCCTGGCGTACCTGGACCTCACCGGCAGCGGCGCCGAAAGCCTGGCCCACCTGCGCGAGAACGGCCGCATCACGGTGATGTGGGTGGCGTTCGAGGGGCCGCCGAACATCGTGCGCGTCCACGGCACCGGCGAAGTGCTGTGGCACGACGACCCCCGCTGGGACGAGTACATCGGCCTGTTCCCAGCCGCCGCCGACCCGGGAGCGCGCGCGATCGTGTTGGTCCAGGCCACGCGCATCAGCGACTCCTGCGGCTACGCGGTGCCCTTCATGGAGTACAAGGGCGACCGGCGACTGCTGGCCGAGTACTTCGGCCGGCGCGACGAGGAGTTCCACGTCGACTACGTGGCGCGCAAGAACGCGACGAGCATCGACGGGCTGCCGGCGGTGCCGGTGGAGACGCTGCGGGGGCAGGTGAAGTCGGAGCGGTTGTAG
- a CDS encoding LLM class flavin-dependent oxidoreductase: MQFSVIFEAQLADPTPDRERATLADCVAQAVAAEAAGFDRVWAVEHHSLLRYAHMSAPDVFLAHVAARTTRIRLGHGVVCLPFGYGHPIRVAERAAMLDVLSGGRLDLGAGRGATGQEMAMCGVDPASTYEQVEEALRILGNCWTTDRFEWHGLLDIGPGQVLPRPVQTPHPPLFMACSKAATLRTAADYGIGALVLGFAGADDIAAMRKIYDEAIAERTGEKFVSPVRNDHFAALCPTIVADDGDAAFRIGARGQRFFAESILHWYGGGPEPSEDTEDDDNAAVLRLEKEAVVAKLHEANIPVRPSSTGTYNVNHAYGTAARAVEYVEQLADIGVDEVICLIQMGTVPHDAAMETIRQWGAHVIPHFQTKDETR; the protein is encoded by the coding sequence GTGCAGTTCTCCGTGATCTTCGAGGCCCAGCTCGCCGACCCCACCCCCGACCGCGAGCGCGCGACCCTCGCCGACTGCGTCGCCCAGGCCGTCGCCGCCGAGGCCGCCGGCTTCGACCGGGTCTGGGCCGTCGAGCACCACTCCCTGCTCCGCTACGCCCACATGTCCGCACCCGACGTCTTCCTGGCCCACGTCGCGGCCCGGACCACGCGCATCCGCCTCGGCCACGGCGTGGTCTGCCTGCCCTTCGGCTACGGCCACCCGATCCGCGTCGCCGAACGCGCCGCGATGCTCGACGTCCTGTCCGGCGGCCGCCTCGACCTCGGCGCCGGACGCGGCGCCACCGGCCAGGAGATGGCGATGTGCGGCGTGGACCCCGCCTCGACCTACGAACAGGTCGAAGAAGCCTTGCGGATCCTCGGAAACTGCTGGACCACCGACCGCTTCGAGTGGCACGGACTCCTCGACATCGGTCCCGGCCAGGTCCTGCCCCGGCCGGTCCAGACGCCGCATCCGCCGCTGTTCATGGCGTGTTCGAAGGCTGCGACGCTCCGCACCGCCGCCGACTACGGCATCGGCGCGCTCGTCCTCGGCTTCGCCGGTGCGGACGACATCGCCGCGATGCGCAAGATCTACGACGAGGCGATCGCCGAGCGCACCGGCGAGAAGTTCGTCTCCCCGGTCCGCAACGACCACTTCGCCGCGCTGTGCCCGACGATCGTCGCCGACGACGGCGACGCCGCGTTCCGCATCGGGGCGCGGGGCCAGCGTTTCTTCGCCGAGTCGATCCTGCACTGGTACGGCGGCGGCCCCGAGCCGTCCGAGGACACCGAAGACGACGACAACGCCGCCGTGCTCCGGCTGGAGAAGGAAGCCGTCGTCGCCAAACTGCACGAGGCGAACATCCCGGTCCGCCCGAGCTCCACCGGCACCTACAACGTGAACCACGCTTACGGCACCGCCGCCCGCGCCGTCGAATACGTCGAACAACTCGCGGACATCGGCGTCGACGAGGTGATCTGTCTGATCCAGATGGGTACCGTTCCGCATGACGCCGCGATGGAGACCATCCGCCAATGGGGCGCCCACGTGATCCCGCACTTCCAGACGAAGGACGAGACCCGATGA
- a CDS encoding PadR family transcriptional regulator, whose amino-acid sequence MAPQSQDEPAETEAGADDPRLPATGWAVLGMLSFEQELSGYDIKKWADWSLKLFYWSPSFSQIYGELKRLEKHGYVTSRTVMQDDVRGKRVYAITDAGREAVRTWARTAPVEVPVLKHGVLLRVWLGHLTEPERLREIVAEHRDNSERRRAEAAVDAGAAHEETAWAYPEIALKWAERYHAAERDLAEQMLRDLDELTASGRATEPVPLPADSPSLAPRLPGTPSGPNDKD is encoded by the coding sequence GTGGCCCCTCAATCACAGGACGAACCGGCGGAAACCGAAGCCGGCGCCGACGATCCGCGTCTGCCCGCGACGGGTTGGGCGGTGCTCGGGATGCTGTCGTTCGAGCAGGAGCTGTCCGGCTACGACATCAAGAAGTGGGCCGACTGGTCGCTGAAGTTGTTCTACTGGTCGCCGTCGTTCAGCCAGATCTACGGCGAGCTCAAGCGGCTGGAGAAGCACGGATACGTGACGTCGCGGACCGTGATGCAGGACGACGTGCGCGGCAAGCGCGTGTACGCGATCACGGACGCCGGACGCGAGGCGGTGCGGACCTGGGCGCGGACGGCGCCGGTCGAGGTACCGGTGCTGAAGCACGGGGTGCTACTACGGGTTTGGTTGGGGCACCTGACCGAGCCGGAGCGGCTGCGCGAGATCGTGGCGGAGCACCGCGACAACTCGGAGCGGCGCCGGGCCGAAGCGGCGGTGGACGCGGGAGCCGCGCACGAGGAGACGGCCTGGGCGTACCCGGAGATCGCACTGAAGTGGGCCGAGCGGTACCACGCGGCGGAGCGGGACCTGGCCGAGCAGATGCTGCGGGATCTGGACGAGCTGACGGCTTCGGGGCGGGCCACGGAGCCGGTACCGTTGCCGGCCGATTCGCCGTCACTGGCGCCGCGACTGCCGGGCACACCTTCGGGGCCTAATGACAAGGACTGA